In Zhaonella formicivorans, one DNA window encodes the following:
- a CDS encoding Abi family protein, translating into MVTDLSANNNIKKPTTFEEQIEILKARNMVISDVEKAKNILKRISYYRLSAYMLTLKENDRFYDGISLEDVYNLYEFDKKLRNLLLGMLESIEITFRTHIAYLLAHKYGPIGYLDKNNFQNDQFHNDMILQINKEIDRSDELFIKHYKDKYKGIFPIWVAIEVTSFGLLSKIFSNMKSEDKKEIAENYYHIPYKYIESWLYVFSTIRNICAHYGRLYNRKLTITPRLDKKDKMKGIDNNSFFSVLYVMGKVYLNKPAWDSFVTNIKSLIEEYENADIKLMGFPAKWETLLRQVQ; encoded by the coding sequence ATGGTGACTGATTTGTCAGCAAATAATAATATAAAAAAACCTACCACATTTGAGGAACAAATTGAAATATTAAAAGCGCGAAACATGGTTATTTCAGATGTGGAGAAGGCAAAAAATATCTTAAAAAGAATAAGCTATTATCGCTTAAGTGCATATATGCTGACACTAAAAGAAAATGACAGGTTTTATGACGGTATTTCTCTTGAAGATGTTTATAACCTTTACGAATTTGATAAGAAATTAAGAAATTTGCTGTTGGGTATGCTCGAAAGCATAGAAATAACTTTCAGGACTCATATAGCATATTTACTTGCGCATAAATATGGACCTATAGGATATCTAGACAAAAACAATTTCCAAAATGATCAATTTCACAATGACATGATTTTACAAATTAACAAAGAAATAGACAGAAGTGATGAATTGTTTATCAAGCACTATAAGGATAAGTATAAAGGAATATTTCCTATATGGGTTGCAATTGAAGTTACATCCTTTGGGTTATTATCAAAGATTTTTTCAAATATGAAAAGTGAAGACAAAAAAGAAATAGCCGAAAATTATTATCATATTCCCTATAAGTATATTGAAAGCTGGCTATATGTCTTTTCTACTATTAGAAATATTTGTGCCCATTATGGTAGACTTTATAATCGTAAACTGACAATTACACCTCGTTTAGACAAAAAAGATAAAATGAAAGGCATTGACAATAATAGTTTTTTTTCAGTTCTATATGTAATGGGAAAGGTCTATTTAAACAAGCCTGCGTGGGATTCTTTTGTAACTAACATTAAGTCATTAATCGAAGAATATGAAAATGCAGATATAAAGCTGATGGGTTTCCCAGCAAAATGGGAAACATTATTAAGACAGGTACAGTAA
- a CDS encoding HNH endonuclease gives MPRKPKRPCSYPGCPALTEDRYCLEHKKKSDMAYNRQRGSSTQQGYNARWRAARKRYLAEHPLCAQCLKQGKLIPATVVDHIVPHKGDQRLFWDESNWQALCKICHDSKTAREDGRWGKGG, from the coding sequence ATGCCAAGGAAACCAAAACGTCCTTGCTCTTATCCCGGGTGCCCAGCATTAACGGAGGACAGGTATTGCCTAGAACACAAGAAAAAGTCGGACATGGCATATAACCGGCAGCGTGGGTCGTCAACGCAGCAGGGATATAATGCCCGTTGGCGTGCGGCGAGGAAGCGTTACCTTGCGGAGCATCCTCTTTGTGCCCAGTGTTTAAAACAGGGGAAGCTGATACCGGCTACTGTGGTTGACCATATTGTACCCCACAAGGGCGACCAGCGGTTGTTTTGGGATGAGAGCAATTGGCAGGCCCTCTGTAAGATTTGTCATGACTCAAAGACTGCCCGAGAGGACGGACGTTGGGGCAAGGGGGGCTGA
- a CDS encoding site-specific DNA-methyltransferase → MDIQKVSIDKLNPAKFNPRKDLKPGDKEYEKLKRSITEFGYVEPIIWNKQTGNVVGGHQRLKVLQEMGQTEIDCVVIDLPEDREKALNVALNKIQGEWDVLKLSELIAELDKSMFDITLTGFDAAEIDELMESFHSTTCKQDEFDVDKAYDDISQKETLTQKGDIWRLGRHRLMCGDSTKHEDFIALMDGRKAQLCVTSPPYGVGKDYEKKGIEPWFETMRPVIKNVCRFSEIVCWNLGDLYATGSQFIEPTTMYSLDMFREQGFRPIWIRIWEKQGMNFGVGPYHLVSNKPVQQYEYISALADVELQKQTEEDIPDEYNFLVGMARHNYKFVRRLTKEERKNWGYKGIWRINTVRANKEHPAMFPVELPWRCIKMHSDRDGIILEPFTGSGTTIIATEQLERSCFGMEISPVYCDLAIRRWEEFTGQKAERICNAYEEGGGNG, encoded by the coding sequence TTGGATATTCAGAAGGTTTCGATAGACAAACTGAACCCTGCAAAATTCAACCCAAGAAAAGATTTGAAGCCGGGTGATAAGGAATACGAAAAGTTGAAGCGCTCTATAACCGAGTTTGGCTATGTAGAGCCGATTATTTGGAATAAGCAGACCGGAAATGTTGTCGGTGGCCACCAGCGGCTTAAAGTATTGCAGGAAATGGGGCAGACGGAGATCGACTGTGTGGTTATCGACTTGCCGGAGGACAGAGAAAAGGCATTGAATGTTGCCCTTAATAAAATCCAAGGTGAATGGGATGTGCTGAAACTCTCAGAACTCATTGCTGAATTAGACAAATCTATGTTTGATATAACGCTTACCGGTTTTGATGCTGCGGAGATTGATGAATTGATGGAGAGCTTCCACTCTACCACCTGCAAGCAGGATGAGTTTGATGTGGATAAAGCCTATGACGATATTTCGCAAAAGGAAACCTTGACACAAAAAGGAGACATCTGGAGACTGGGTAGGCACCGCTTGATGTGTGGCGACAGCACTAAGCACGAGGATTTTATTGCGCTGATGGACGGGCGAAAAGCCCAGCTTTGCGTTACATCGCCGCCCTATGGCGTGGGTAAGGACTATGAAAAGAAGGGTATTGAGCCGTGGTTTGAAACGATGCGCCCGGTTATCAAGAACGTCTGTAGGTTCTCTGAAATTGTGTGCTGGAACCTGGGCGACCTTTACGCCACAGGCTCGCAATTTATCGAGCCCACCACCATGTATTCTCTGGATATGTTCCGGGAGCAGGGTTTTCGCCCCATATGGATCCGCATCTGGGAGAAGCAGGGGATGAACTTCGGCGTAGGGCCCTACCACCTGGTTTCCAATAAGCCGGTGCAGCAGTACGAATACATCTCGGCTCTGGCGGATGTGGAACTGCAAAAGCAGACCGAAGAGGACATACCAGACGAATACAACTTTCTGGTGGGCATGGCACGGCATAACTATAAATTTGTCAGGCGCCTTACCAAAGAGGAGAGGAAAAACTGGGGCTACAAGGGCATCTGGCGCATCAATACTGTCCGGGCCAACAAGGAGCACCCGGCCATGTTCCCGGTAGAGCTTCCCTGGCGTTGTATCAAGATGCACTCCGACAGGGACGGCATTATACTTGAACCTTTTACAGGTTCTGGAACAACCATCATTGCAACGGAGCAGCTTGAAAGAAGCTGCTTTGGTATGGAGATAAGCCCCGTATACTGCGACCTTGCCATCAGGCGGTGGGAGGAATTTACCGGACAGAAGGCAGAGAGGATATGCAATGCATATGAGGAAGGCGGTGGCAACGGATGA
- a CDS encoding phage terminase small subunit P27 family — MATRGRKPKPTALKVLEGNPGKRPLNMNEPKPEKKEPKCPSWLEPEAKKEWRRMSKQLEELGVLTQVDAAAFAGYCQAYARWKEAEEFLSKHGTIFKTPSGYIQQVPQVSIAQTYLKIMRDFCSEFGLTPSSRSRIAVDNAVKDSADPMEKLLMRRHNG, encoded by the coding sequence ATGGCGACCAGAGGAAGAAAACCAAAGCCAACAGCCCTTAAGGTACTCGAGGGAAATCCCGGTAAGCGTCCACTTAACATGAATGAGCCAAAACCAGAGAAAAAGGAGCCGAAGTGCCCTTCCTGGCTTGAGCCGGAGGCAAAGAAGGAGTGGCGCAGAATGTCCAAGCAGCTTGAGGAACTGGGGGTGCTGACACAGGTGGATGCCGCAGCCTTTGCAGGCTATTGCCAGGCCTATGCACGCTGGAAAGAGGCGGAGGAATTTCTCTCCAAGCACGGTACCATTTTTAAGACACCGTCGGGATATATCCAGCAGGTGCCGCAGGTATCCATCGCCCAGACCTACCTTAAGATAATGAGGGATTTCTGTTCGGAATTTGGACTTACGCCTTCCAGCCGCTCCAGAATTGCTGTTGATAATGCCGTAAAAGATAGCGCCGACCCCATGGAAAAGCTGCTTATGAGGAGGCATAACGGGTAA
- a CDS encoding type II toxin-antitoxin system prevent-host-death family antitoxin, whose amino-acid sequence MPNIKPISDLRNYNEVLRSIEEGSPVFLTKNGRGRYVIMDIQEYEKMQAKLKLLIELAKGEKAGQENGWLTIDELEASLGVTNG is encoded by the coding sequence ATGCCTAACATTAAGCCGATTTCTGATTTAAGGAATTACAATGAAGTGTTGCGCAGCATAGAGGAGGGTTCACCGGTCTTTTTAACAAAAAATGGCCGCGGCCGCTATGTGATAATGGATATACAGGAATATGAAAAAATGCAGGCGAAATTAAAATTGCTTATTGAACTTGCTAAAGGTGAAAAGGCGGGGCAGGAAAATGGATGGCTAACCATTGATGAACTAGAAGCATCCCTGGGGGTAACGAATGGTTAA
- a CDS encoding type II toxin-antitoxin system RelE/ParE family toxin has product MVNLKISPKAQKDMLEIKEYISEELGNPTAATNVLAKITKRFRDLMEFPLIGTPLSSVIKIETSYRYLVCGQYTAFYRYENDTVYVDRVLYGKRDFMRILFGDVAEEEDN; this is encoded by the coding sequence ATGGTTAATCTTAAAATCTCGCCCAAAGCGCAAAAGGATATGCTGGAGATAAAAGAATATATCTCCGAGGAATTAGGTAATCCTACAGCAGCAACGAATGTGCTGGCCAAAATCACCAAACGATTCAGAGATCTTATGGAATTCCCGTTGATTGGAACGCCCTTGTCCTCTGTTATTAAAATTGAAACAAGCTATCGTTACCTTGTGTGTGGGCAATATACAGCTTTTTACCGTTATGAAAATGATACTGTATATGTGGACAGAGTGCTATATGGCAAACGAGATTTTATGCGAATCCTCTTTGGGGATGTTGCAGAGGAAGAAGACAACTGA
- a CDS encoding HK97 family phage prohead protease, protein MDKQKRRQAEPAQLERRTVSMTELRVLSEGDEEATKPIIEGHAAVFNQWSEELGWSFPFREKVMPGAFKETIQVDDIRALFNHDPNYVLGRNRSGTLELKETQKGLLVRITPPETQWARDLLVSIDRGDISQMSFGFLVIEDRWGTEDGGDIRELQKVKLFDVSPVTFPAYPQTDVGVRGALLSYERHLKELSEAEESRARQRLALIKRKIELL, encoded by the coding sequence ATGGACAAACAGAAAAGAAGACAGGCTGAGCCAGCGCAGCTGGAGAGAAGAACGGTATCCATGACGGAGCTCAGGGTACTTAGCGAGGGTGATGAAGAAGCGACAAAGCCCATCATTGAGGGCCATGCCGCTGTTTTCAACCAGTGGTCGGAGGAGCTTGGGTGGAGTTTTCCCTTCCGGGAAAAGGTAATGCCCGGCGCCTTTAAGGAGACTATCCAGGTGGATGACATACGGGCGCTGTTCAACCATGATCCAAACTATGTGCTGGGCAGGAACCGTTCAGGCACCCTTGAACTCAAGGAAACGCAAAAGGGGCTGCTGGTAAGGATAACACCTCCGGAAACGCAATGGGCCCGAGACCTTTTAGTCAGCATAGACCGAGGAGACATTTCGCAAATGTCCTTCGGTTTTTTAGTTATTGAGGACCGTTGGGGCACCGAGGACGGCGGTGATATCAGGGAGCTTCAAAAGGTAAAGCTTTTTGATGTTTCTCCGGTAACCTTTCCGGCATACCCCCAGACCGATGTCGGCGTAAGAGGCGCCCTTTTAAGCTATGAGAGGCATTTAAAGGAATTGTCCGAGGCGGAAGAGTCGCGCGCAAGGCAGCGGTTGGCACTGATAAAACGGAAAATAGAACTACTTTGA
- a CDS encoding phage major capsid protein, whose product MKRWDDTIARTRALMEEEEQPEERDMEPARPNPKAAVALGEQRFASFGEQMLAVYRAAAPDGRIDPRLTTRAASGLSESVPSDGGFLVQQDFVTDLLKRTYETGVLASRVSKIPLSTNANGLKINGVDESSRANGARWGGIQTYWENEADQLIASKPKFRVMDLSLKKLTGLCYATDELLQDAAALESVLRQGFAEEFGFKIDDAILTGTGTGQPLGILNSDALVKVSKENGQTELIRVENLFNMWSRLWGRSRTNAVWYINQEIEPLLFTMKIGDVPVYIPAGGLSEAPYATLFGRPVVPLEQCSAAGEVGDIILADMSQYLLIDKGGINAASSIHVRFLYDENVYRFIYRVDGQPIWNKPLQPYKGSASVSPFVALASRK is encoded by the coding sequence ATGAAAAGATGGGACGATACAATTGCCCGCACCAGGGCGCTGATGGAGGAAGAGGAGCAGCCGGAGGAAAGGGACATGGAGCCTGCAAGGCCCAATCCCAAGGCGGCGGTAGCTTTAGGAGAGCAACGCTTTGCCAGCTTCGGCGAGCAGATGTTGGCTGTGTACCGGGCGGCGGCGCCGGATGGCCGTATTGACCCGAGGCTTACCACAAGAGCCGCCAGCGGTCTAAGCGAGAGCGTACCCTCTGACGGCGGTTTTCTGGTGCAGCAGGACTTTGTCACAGACCTTTTAAAGCGCACCTATGAGACAGGGGTTCTCGCTTCAAGAGTCAGCAAGATTCCGCTTTCCACCAATGCTAACGGGCTGAAAATCAATGGCGTGGACGAATCCAGCAGGGCGAACGGCGCTCGCTGGGGCGGCATTCAGACCTACTGGGAGAACGAGGCTGACCAGCTTATCGCCTCCAAGCCCAAATTCAGGGTGATGGATTTGTCCCTGAAGAAATTGACCGGCCTTTGCTACGCAACAGACGAGCTTCTGCAGGATGCGGCAGCCTTGGAGAGTGTGCTCCGTCAGGGCTTTGCGGAGGAATTCGGCTTTAAGATTGACGATGCCATCCTGACAGGCACTGGTACCGGGCAGCCCCTTGGCATTCTGAATAGCGATGCCTTGGTGAAGGTGTCTAAGGAAAACGGCCAGACCGAGCTGATCAGGGTGGAAAACCTCTTCAACATGTGGTCAAGACTATGGGGTAGAAGCAGGACAAATGCCGTGTGGTATATCAACCAGGAGATTGAGCCTCTTCTTTTTACCATGAAAATCGGTGATGTGCCGGTATATATCCCGGCAGGTGGACTTTCGGAAGCACCTTATGCGACACTTTTCGGAAGACCGGTAGTGCCTCTTGAACAGTGCTCGGCAGCAGGTGAGGTGGGAGACATCATCCTGGCGGATATGTCCCAGTACCTGCTTATAGACAAGGGCGGCATCAACGCGGCTTCCTCCATCCATGTAAGGTTCCTGTATGACGAGAACGTTTACAGGTTCATTTACAGGGTAGACGGCCAGCCCATCTGGAACAAGCCCTTGCAGCCATATAAGGGCAGCGCGTCAGTATCACCCTTTGTGGCGCTTGCCAGCAGAAAATAA
- a CDS encoding head-tail connector protein, producing MNLILIEGPELEPVSLEEAKLHLRVDGTEEDALISALISTAREFCESFTGRSLALQTFEYVSGPFFSNYGIIKLPMPPLVELVYFKYLNTNGEEITLIEDSGFYAVKSLEPAVLCPMLATGWPLDLSYRPDAVKIRFKAGYSEIPKSIKQAMLLLVGHFYEHREAVNIGGGTVGGGEIKELPLAVSSLLRPFWVPRW from the coding sequence ATGAATTTAATATTGATAGAAGGGCCTGAGCTTGAGCCTGTATCTTTAGAGGAAGCTAAGTTGCACTTGAGGGTGGATGGGACAGAGGAGGATGCACTCATATCCGCCCTCATTTCAACTGCCCGGGAATTTTGTGAGAGCTTTACCGGCAGAAGCCTTGCCCTGCAGACCTTTGAATATGTTTCCGGGCCCTTTTTTTCAAACTACGGTATTATCAAGCTGCCAATGCCGCCACTCGTCGAACTTGTTTACTTCAAGTACCTCAACACCAATGGAGAAGAGATAACGCTGATAGAGGACAGCGGGTTCTATGCGGTTAAAAGCCTAGAGCCTGCTGTTTTATGTCCTATGCTTGCTACAGGTTGGCCGTTGGACTTAAGCTATAGGCCGGACGCAGTAAAAATACGCTTCAAGGCAGGCTATAGCGAGATACCAAAAAGCATAAAACAGGCCATGCTGCTATTAGTCGGCCATTTTTATGAGCACAGGGAAGCGGTCAACATAGGCGGTGGTACGGTCGGAGGCGGCGAAATAAAGGAGCTTCCGCTTGCGGTATCCTCACTGCTCCGGCCCTTTTGGGTGCCAAGGTGGTGA
- a CDS encoding phage head closure protein, giving the protein MRIGDLRHRITLQKVERIRDSFGGEQLQWVDFARVWAAIYPLGGREYFAAQQINAEVSTKIVIRYLKGVEPTMRVNFKDRYFEILSVIHMAERKKELQLMCKEVV; this is encoded by the coding sequence ATGAGAATCGGGGACTTGCGGCACAGAATAACCCTGCAGAAGGTGGAAAGGATACGGGATAGTTTCGGCGGCGAACAGCTTCAGTGGGTCGATTTCGCAAGGGTGTGGGCTGCGATTTATCCGCTGGGTGGTCGTGAATATTTCGCAGCACAACAGATAAACGCAGAAGTATCGACAAAAATCGTCATCAGATATTTAAAGGGCGTTGAACCCACCATGAGGGTTAATTTTAAGGACAGGTACTTTGAGATTCTCTCTGTGATCCATATGGCGGAACGAAAAAAGGAGCTGCAGCTCATGTGCAAGGAGGTGGTCTGA
- a CDS encoding HK97-gp10 family putative phage morphogenesis protein, with protein sequence MARSYTARAKKLKVEVEGAEEVIKLLEEIGQKAEEVLARAAEAGGRVALSEARRRCPVKTGRLRASLTLTQGKKTPTKANVRIEHGKKEYYGKFVELGTKKQPAKPFLRPAVDENKKQISEAVTEEIGRAVGRVR encoded by the coding sequence ATGGCGAGGTCTTATACCGCAAGGGCAAAAAAGCTTAAGGTAGAGGTTGAGGGGGCGGAGGAAGTCATCAAGCTGCTGGAGGAAATAGGACAGAAGGCCGAGGAGGTGCTGGCAAGGGCGGCAGAGGCCGGAGGCAGGGTTGCGCTTTCGGAGGCAAGAAGACGGTGTCCGGTGAAAACAGGCAGGCTTCGTGCAAGCCTTACACTTACGCAGGGTAAGAAAACACCTACTAAGGCCAATGTCCGCATTGAGCATGGAAAAAAGGAATACTACGGCAAGTTTGTGGAGCTTGGTACAAAAAAGCAGCCTGCCAAACCCTTTTTAAGGCCAGCAGTAGATGAAAATAAGAAGCAGATATCCGAGGCGGTAACAGAGGAAATCGGAAGAGCGGTGGGGAGGGTGAGATAA
- a CDS encoding DUF3168 domain-containing protein codes for MRFEEALFAHLKAFTGLKSLVDERIYPLVLRQKAVLPAVTYQKISGERLHKLQGDTGFTRPVYQLSCWAENYAQCKAVAEQVRLCLQNHSGLMGGTEGVAVGAVLLEGELEGYESDTGTFYINMDFQFYYSEQV; via the coding sequence ATGCGGTTTGAGGAGGCATTATTCGCTCACCTTAAGGCTTTTACAGGCTTGAAGAGCCTTGTGGATGAAAGGATTTACCCGCTTGTCCTGCGGCAGAAGGCTGTTCTTCCGGCTGTAACCTATCAGAAAATTTCAGGAGAAAGGCTGCATAAACTGCAGGGGGATACAGGCTTTACGAGGCCGGTATATCAGCTGTCCTGCTGGGCGGAAAACTACGCTCAGTGCAAGGCTGTTGCTGAACAGGTCAGGCTTTGCCTGCAGAACCATTCGGGACTTATGGGCGGCACCGAAGGTGTCGCTGTTGGCGCAGTGCTGCTGGAGGGTGAGTTGGAGGGCTATGAGTCTGACACAGGCACGTTCTACATTAATATGGACTTTCAGTTTTATTATTCAGAGCAGGTTTAA
- a CDS encoding phage tail tube protein — protein sequence MALAGKSGKLMVGTNNVTEIKNWSLDLGLDTIETTALGDEWKNFIAGLKEWSASAEGSWNVAADAQGQKALQDAYLSGATVSLKLYVDAAHYYSGEAFISSLSVEDPVDDTVNVSFEFQGTRALSYN from the coding sequence ATGGCATTGGCAGGAAAGAGTGGAAAGCTTATGGTTGGAACCAATAATGTAACTGAGATTAAGAACTGGTCGCTGGACCTGGGACTGGACACAATAGAAACCACAGCGTTGGGTGATGAATGGAAAAACTTCATCGCGGGACTTAAGGAGTGGTCGGCCAGCGCAGAAGGCAGCTGGAATGTTGCTGCGGATGCACAAGGACAAAAGGCGCTTCAGGATGCCTATTTGAGCGGTGCGACAGTAAGCCTCAAGCTTTATGTGGATGCGGCGCACTACTACAGCGGTGAGGCATTTATTTCTTCCTTGAGCGTGGAGGATCCGGTAGACGATACGGTGAACGTGTCCTTTGAATTCCAGGGGACACGCGCGCTGTCATATAACTAA
- a CDS encoding type II toxin-antitoxin system Phd/YefM family antitoxin, whose amino-acid sequence MPEKITVSRVLNSLVPISRFNKGEANKIFEEVKEAGFKIVLKNNTPACVLLKPEMYEQMLETIEEYRLLLEAERRMENAKPEDFIPQEKVLAELGINKADLDSSDVELE is encoded by the coding sequence ATGCCTGAAAAAATCACCGTGAGCAGGGTTTTGAATTCTCTTGTGCCAATTTCCCGGTTCAATAAGGGGGAGGCGAATAAAATTTTTGAAGAAGTCAAGGAAGCAGGCTTTAAGATTGTGCTCAAAAACAACACGCCGGCATGCGTGCTGCTAAAACCTGAGATGTACGAGCAAATGCTTGAAACCATTGAGGAGTACCGTTTGCTGTTGGAAGCCGAAAGACGCATGGAAAATGCAAAACCGGAAGACTTTATCCCTCAGGAAAAAGTTTTAGCTGAGCTTGGCATAAATAAAGCGGATTTGGACAGCTCAGATGTGGAGCTGGAGTAG
- a CDS encoding type II toxin-antitoxin system RelE family toxin, producing MWQVEYLKEAVEDLKRLDHSQRLQVLKAINKVSSNPLPLNEGGYGKPLGNRNSTRLAGYLKIKLKSLGLRVVYKLIREKDVMKVIVVSARADDEVYLLAQRRTD from the coding sequence ATGTGGCAGGTGGAATATTTAAAGGAAGCGGTTGAAGACTTGAAGCGTCTTGACCATAGCCAGCGGCTGCAGGTGCTCAAAGCCATAAATAAGGTTTCAAGCAACCCCTTGCCGCTGAACGAAGGGGGATATGGCAAGCCTCTGGGAAACAGAAACAGCACAAGACTGGCGGGGTACCTTAAAATCAAGCTGAAAAGCCTTGGTTTGAGGGTGGTATACAAGCTAATCAGGGAAAAGGATGTCATGAAGGTTATTGTAGTATCTGCAAGAGCAGATGATGAGGTTTACCTGTTGGCACAGAGGAGAACAGATTAA
- a CDS encoding tail assembly chaperone, producing MKQNVTIELDRPRNLRYGMNALVKIEEMVGRPISKLDLENISIKDLRTIIYAGLFHEGKNLSPEKVGELIDEFSDINTVAEKLGEAMTEAFGTKNVKRAAAKAEKTGTGTGS from the coding sequence ATGAAGCAGAACGTAACGATTGAGCTGGACAGGCCGAGAAACTTAAGATACGGGATGAACGCGCTTGTAAAAATTGAGGAAATGGTTGGCAGGCCCATCAGCAAACTTGATTTAGAGAACATCAGCATCAAGGACCTGCGTACCATCATTTATGCCGGTCTGTTTCACGAGGGCAAAAACCTGTCTCCTGAAAAGGTAGGAGAACTGATTGACGAGTTTTCGGATATCAACACTGTAGCTGAGAAGCTGGGTGAAGCCATGACAGAGGCTTTTGGGACAAAAAACGTCAAGAGGGCGGCAGCAAAGGCGGAGAAGACTGGGACTGGGACAGGCTCTTAA
- a CDS encoding phage tail tape measure protein, protein MTGAVALKTAADFEQSMANAASVSGATAEEFERMKEVAREMGKSTVFSASEAADAMYYMASAGYKAEQMGEALKPILDLAAATQSDVAFSTDTVIATLNQFGLGAQDAGRVTNVFAAAIGNSQATLDKLSYSMRYVGPVANSLGYSIEQTTAALGLLYNAGFQGEQALDAGLSNIILTTFLQGRLYGI, encoded by the coding sequence CTGACGGGGGCGGTTGCCCTAAAAACAGCAGCCGATTTTGAACAATCCATGGCCAATGCAGCTAGCGTTTCCGGTGCGACGGCAGAGGAATTCGAAAGAATGAAGGAAGTCGCCCGGGAAATGGGCAAATCTACGGTGTTTTCTGCCAGTGAAGCTGCTGATGCCATGTACTACATGGCATCTGCCGGGTATAAGGCCGAACAGATGGGCGAGGCTTTAAAACCAATCCTTGACCTTGCCGCTGCGACCCAGAGTGACGTTGCCTTCAGTACCGATACGGTTATCGCCACCCTAAACCAGTTCGGGCTTGGGGCGCAGGACGCAGGTAGGGTGACAAACGTATTTGCGGCGGCCATTGGCAATTCGCAGGCGACCTTGGACAAACTGAGCTATTCCATGCGTTATGTGGGCCCGGTAGCCAACAGCCTGGGCTATTCTATTGAACAAACCACAGCAGCCCTGGGGCTTTTATATAACGCGGGCTTTCAGGGAGAACAGGCCCTAGACGCCGGACTATCCAATATAATCCTGACAACATTTCTGCAGGGCAGGCTGTACGGTATATGA